In the Perca flavescens isolate YP-PL-M2 chromosome 20, PFLA_1.0, whole genome shotgun sequence genome, one interval contains:
- the sptssa gene encoding serine palmitoyltransferase small subunit A, which yields MALGDCWKQLSWFYYQYLLVTALYMLEPWERTVFNSLLVSVAGMAVYTGYVFMPQHIMAILHYFEVVQ from the exons ATGGCGCTGGGTGACTGTTGGAAGCAGTTATCCTGGTTTTACTACCAGTATCTTCTGGTGACGGCGCTCTACATGCTGGAGCCCTGGGAGAGGACGGTGTTCA ACTCGCTGCTGGTCTCGGTGGCCGGCATGGCCGTCTACACCGGCTACGTCTTCATGCCGCAGCACATCATGGCCATCCTGCACTACTTCGAAGTCGTCCAATGA